The following coding sequences lie in one Rhinolophus ferrumequinum isolate MPI-CBG mRhiFer1 chromosome 16, mRhiFer1_v1.p, whole genome shotgun sequence genomic window:
- the DPCD gene encoding LOW QUALITY PROTEIN: protein DPCD (The sequence of the model RefSeq protein was modified relative to this genomic sequence to represent the inferred CDS: inserted 3 bases in 2 codons): MAVTGWLESLRAAEKTALLQDGRRKVHYLFPDGRXMAEEYDEKTSELLVRKWRVKSALGALGQWQIEVGEPAPHGAGSLGPXLIKENNANPIFMRKDTKMSFQWRIRNLAYPKDVYSVCVDQKERCVVVRTSNKKYYKKFSIPDLDRYQLPLDDSLLSFAYANCTLIISYQKPKEVLLAESELQKELKKVKMAHSSDGDCKTQ; this comes from the exons ATGGCGGTGACAGGCTGGTTGGAGAGTCTGCGGGCGGCTGAGAAGACGGCGCTGCTGCAGGACG GGAGAAGGAAGGTGCACTATTTGTTCCCGGACGGAAG AATGGCCGAAGAATATGATGAGAAGACGAGTGAACTCCTCG tgAGAAAGTGGCGTGTTAAAAGTGCCCTGGGAGCCTTGGGCCAGTGGCAGATTGAGGTGGGAGAGCCAGCACCCCATGGAGCAGGGAGCCTGGGGC GACTCATCAAGGAGAACAATGCCAAT CCCATCTTCATGCGCAAGGACACCAAGATGAGTTTCCAGTGGCGGATCCGAAACCTCGCCTACCCTAAAGATGTCTATAGTGTCTGTGTGGACCAGAAGGAGCGCTGTGTGGTTGTCAGAACAAGCAACAAAAA GTACTACAAGAAGTTCTCCATTCCTGACCTGGACAGATACCAGCTACCTCTGGATGACTCTTTGCTGAGCTTTGCTTATGCCAACTGCACCCTGATCATCTCC TACCAGAAGCCAAAGGAGGTCCTGCTGGCGGAGTCAGAGCTGCAGAAGGAGCTGAAGAAGGTAAAGATGGCCCACAGCAGTGATGGGGACTGCAAGACCCAGTAG